The genomic region TCATGCGGGCGCTGAAAGAGCTCGGCGCCAGCAAGCGCGTTGCCCTCGTCGGCTTCGACGACTTCACCTTGGCCGACATGATGGAACCGGGCGTGACCGTGATTGCCCAGCATCCCGACCGGATCGGAAAGCTCGCCGCCGAACGCCTGCTGGCCAGGATCGACGGCGACCACAGCGCGGCGGAGACCTACGTCGTCGCCTCAGAGCTCATAACCCGCGGGTCCGGCGAGCTGCGCCCGCCGGAATGAACAGCCCGCCGGAATGAACCAGACCACCAAACCCTCACCCCCGACAGGAGAATCATGACCAAGACGCTCTACGCCGAATTCACCGTCAAGCCAGGCAGTGAAGCCCGGGTTGCCCAAATGATGCGCGAACTCACCGAGCAGGTGCGCAGTGAGCCCGGCAACCAGCTGTTCCTGCCGTACACCCGGGAAAGCAACCCCCGGGAGTACTTCGTGTTCGAGGTGTACGAGGACGATGCAGCCTTCCAGGAACACATCACAGCGGACTACGGCGCCCGGTTCAACAGGGAGCTCGCGGACCATATCGAGGAGGACGGCTCGGTGCTGACCTGGCTGCAGCCGGTCCACTAAACCCGACGCCGCCTCGCCACAAAGACCGCCCGGCCAGGGCGGTGCTAAACGGCCCGGTCCGGCACGAATAAGGCCGGTGTCCGCAGGTTCTGCGGACACCGGCCTCCCGTTTACCGGCCGTTACTTCCTGTTCTTGGTGGGCACTTGCGCTGCCAAGAACATGGACCGGCTGAGCGGCGTGACGGTCAGTGACTTCAGTCGGGCGGTTCCCCCTTCAGCGAAGAGCGCCACCTGGTTGGCGCCCTGTTCGGGGAAGACCTGGTCCGTGATGGTCCGCAGGCCGTTCTGGGCGAACACCTCCACCGAGGACCGGTCCACGTAGATGCGCAGCGTCACGTTGCCGCTCACGTCTACGGTCACGGGGGCGGAGTCAACCGAAACGAAGAGCGGGTGGAAGTCAGTGCTGCCGGAGTTGCTTCGGTCGACGTACAGCTCCCCGGTTGCCTTGTCGTAGCCGATGACCGTCGATTTACTGCCGTTCCCCAGGACTGTGATCCCGGCCTTGGACGCTGATCCGGGGGCGAACGTCACGTCGATCC from Arthrobacter globiformis harbors:
- a CDS encoding putative quinol monooxygenase, coding for MTKTLYAEFTVKPGSEARVAQMMRELTEQVRSEPGNQLFLPYTRESNPREYFVFEVYEDDAAFQEHITADYGARFNRELADHIEEDGSVLTWLQPVH